A genomic region of Halopelagius longus contains the following coding sequences:
- a CDS encoding ZIP family metal transporter, protein MNAAEFFVSLVGTDPLLLGLAAGVFIALCNTAGALAIVVYPNPSERTLDAALGFAAGVMLSASFTSLLLPGIELGGPFPVFVGFALGVVLLDRADEWVPNVQQVVTGRRVDPSDGRMESVVLFIVAITLHNMPEGLAVGVGFGSGDIGNAVALMLAIGAQNVPEGLAVSLAARSAGLGSYFYAAVAGVRAGLVEIPLAVAGAVAAAFVAPIVPYAMGFAAGGMLFVISHEIVPETHARGHEHVATAGMMLGVAVMLYLDVTLA, encoded by the coding sequence ATGAACGCCGCGGAGTTTTTCGTCTCTCTCGTCGGAACGGACCCCTTGCTGCTCGGACTGGCGGCGGGCGTCTTCATCGCCCTCTGTAACACCGCGGGCGCACTCGCCATCGTCGTCTACCCGAACCCCAGCGAACGGACGTTGGACGCCGCGCTCGGGTTCGCCGCGGGCGTCATGCTCTCTGCGAGTTTCACGAGCCTCCTGCTTCCGGGCATCGAACTCGGCGGGCCGTTCCCGGTGTTCGTCGGGTTCGCACTCGGCGTCGTCCTCCTCGACAGGGCCGACGAGTGGGTGCCGAACGTCCAACAGGTCGTCACCGGCCGTCGGGTCGACCCCTCCGACGGTCGGATGGAGTCCGTCGTCCTCTTCATCGTCGCCATCACCCTCCACAACATGCCCGAGGGACTCGCCGTCGGCGTCGGGTTCGGGTCGGGCGACATCGGCAACGCCGTCGCCCTGATGCTCGCCATCGGCGCGCAGAACGTCCCCGAGGGACTCGCCGTCTCTCTGGCCGCCCGGAGCGCCGGCCTCGGATCGTACTTCTACGCCGCCGTTGCGGGCGTGCGCGCCGGCCTCGTCGAGATTCCGCTGGCCGTCGCCGGGGCCGTCGCCGCGGCGTTCGTCGCGCCGATAGTTCCCTACGCGATGGGCTTCGCCGCCGGCGGGATGCTGTTCGTCATCAGCCACGAGATAGTCCCGGAGACCCACGCGCGCGGGCACGAACACGTCGCCACCGCGGGGATGATGCTCGGCGTCGCCGTGATGCTCTACCTCGACGTGACGCTCGCGTGA
- a CDS encoding NAD-dependent epimerase/dehydratase family protein encodes MHVLVVGGTGLISTGITRQLVDAGHEVTVYNRGETDAAIPDAVSTLRGDRTDFDRFEVRMRELDPAPDCVIDMVCFTEAEAESAVRAFRGRIDQYVFCSTIDVYHRPPPRNPVTEDAPRHPPVSDYAAGKAAAEDVFFEVDGEAFDVTVLRPWNTYGEGGTLVHTFGTGSYYVDRIREGAPIVVHGDGTSLWGPCHRDDVAAAFVGAVGNEDAYGEAYNVTSEETMTWNQYHCRVASALDAPEPELVHVPTDVLTAVAPERTRMLRDHFQYSTVFENEKAKRDLGFEYTVDFETGVRRTVEWLDERDAVDSLETEPFEDELVAAWREATGEFVAANRIADD; translated from the coding sequence ATGCACGTTCTCGTCGTCGGCGGGACCGGTCTCATCAGCACCGGTATCACCCGACAACTGGTCGATGCGGGCCACGAGGTCACCGTCTACAATCGCGGCGAAACCGACGCCGCGATTCCCGACGCCGTCTCGACGCTCCGGGGCGACCGGACCGACTTCGACCGCTTCGAGGTGCGGATGCGAGAACTCGACCCCGCGCCGGACTGCGTCATCGACATGGTGTGTTTCACCGAGGCGGAGGCCGAGAGCGCCGTCCGCGCCTTCCGCGGCCGAATCGACCAGTACGTCTTCTGCAGCACCATCGACGTCTACCACCGCCCGCCGCCGCGGAACCCGGTGACCGAGGACGCGCCCCGCCATCCGCCCGTCAGCGACTACGCCGCCGGCAAAGCGGCCGCCGAAGACGTGTTCTTCGAAGTCGACGGCGAGGCGTTCGACGTGACCGTCCTCCGCCCGTGGAACACCTACGGCGAGGGCGGAACGCTCGTCCACACGTTCGGCACCGGGTCGTACTACGTCGACAGGATTCGGGAGGGCGCGCCAATCGTCGTCCACGGCGACGGCACCTCGCTGTGGGGGCCGTGCCACCGCGACGACGTGGCCGCGGCGTTCGTCGGTGCAGTCGGCAACGAGGACGCCTACGGCGAGGCGTACAACGTCACGAGCGAGGAGACGATGACGTGGAACCAGTACCACTGCCGGGTGGCGTCGGCCCTCGACGCGCCCGAACCGGAGTTGGTTCACGTCCCGACGGACGTTCTCACCGCCGTCGCCCCCGAGAGGACGCGGATGCTCCGGGACCACTTTCAGTACAGTACGGTGTTCGAAAACGAGAAGGCGAAACGCGATTTGGGGTTCGAGTACACCGTGGACTTCGAGACTGGCGTCCGCCGGACCGTCGAGTGGTTGGACGAACGGGACGCCGTCGATTCGCTGGAGACGGAACCGTTCGAGGACGAACTCGTCGCCGCGTGGCGCGAGGCGACCGGGGAGTTCGTCGCGGCGAACCGAATCGCCGACGACTGA
- a CDS encoding helix-hairpin-helix domain-containing protein encodes MSSETDDSTEGAQRLLVHLANGPTVACGNFKAIEEGVLLFEDAERERVIGFVPYGELRFVLPSDADVRPAATNAAAGDESEPGGGDEPEIEVETEVEVEAGDGVEVDVEAETELEREGDDELEVESEVEVEARRTGEGEAETEEAESESDAEAERDDGPATAQFDSGADEGTDDVEVRGAEEAAEAEAHEPDPATESGETGREEPEATSEAASPSQATVESESDASESAGDPTEVGGIGEAYGADLRDAGIDSLAALADASAEDVADAADVSPERAEQWIADAAEATNENAADGESDGTGAEA; translated from the coding sequence ATGTCATCGGAAACCGACGATTCGACGGAGGGCGCACAGCGGTTGTTAGTCCACTTGGCGAACGGTCCGACCGTCGCCTGCGGGAACTTCAAGGCCATCGAGGAGGGCGTCCTCCTGTTCGAGGACGCGGAACGGGAGCGAGTCATCGGGTTCGTCCCGTACGGCGAACTCCGGTTCGTCCTCCCGTCGGACGCCGACGTTCGCCCCGCCGCGACGAACGCCGCGGCGGGCGACGAGAGCGAACCCGGAGGCGGAGACGAACCGGAGATTGAGGTCGAGACGGAGGTGGAAGTCGAGGCCGGCGACGGGGTGGAAGTGGACGTCGAGGCGGAGACGGAACTCGAACGGGAGGGCGACGACGAACTCGAAGTAGAGTCGGAAGTCGAAGTGGAAGCCCGACGGACGGGCGAGGGCGAAGCGGAGACGGAAGAGGCCGAGAGCGAAAGCGACGCCGAGGCGGAACGAGACGACGGACCGGCGACGGCGCAGTTCGACTCCGGGGCCGACGAAGGGACCGACGACGTCGAGGTGCGGGGCGCGGAGGAGGCCGCCGAGGCCGAAGCGCACGAACCCGACCCCGCGACCGAGTCCGGAGAGACGGGCCGCGAGGAACCCGAGGCGACGTCGGAGGCGGCGTCCCCCTCGCAGGCGACGGTCGAGAGCGAATCGGACGCCTCCGAAAGCGCCGGCGACCCGACGGAGGTAGGCGGCATCGGCGAGGCGTACGGCGCGGACCTCAGGGACGCCGGCATCGACTCCCTCGCCGCCCTCGCGGACGCGAGCGCCGAGGACGTGGCGGACGCCGCCGACGTGAGTCCCGAACGGGCCGAACAGTGGATAGCCGACGCCGCCGAGGCGACGAACGAGAACGCCGCCGACGGGGAGTCCGACGGGACCGGCGCGGAGGCGTAA
- a CDS encoding pyridoxamine 5'-phosphate oxidase family protein — translation MSRGVDAKAEELLTSEPLMAHLATCRDGRPHVAPLWYRYEDGVVELVTTGTKLRNVRENPKVALSVQKDEGGHAQWMVTLLGTATVVEDEAETRAATRRINEKYGVEDDAWEENVLVRIDVGSASWQTYE, via the coding sequence ATGTCCCGCGGCGTCGACGCGAAAGCCGAGGAACTGCTGACGAGCGAACCGCTCATGGCCCACCTCGCCACCTGCCGCGACGGCCGCCCGCACGTCGCGCCGTTGTGGTACCGGTACGAGGACGGCGTCGTGGAACTCGTCACCACCGGGACGAAACTGCGGAACGTCCGCGAGAACCCGAAGGTGGCGCTGTCGGTGCAGAAAGACGAGGGCGGACACGCGCAGTGGATGGTGACGCTCCTCGGCACCGCCACCGTCGTCGAGGACGAGGCGGAGACGCGGGCGGCGACGCGGCGGATAAACGAGAAGTACGGCGTCGAAGACGACGCGTGGGAGGAGAACGTCCTCGTCCGAATCGACGTGGGGTCCGCGTCGTGGCAGACGTACGAGTGA
- a CDS encoding translation initiation factor IF-2 subunit beta, giving the protein MEYADSLDRALDVLPDRSQEQSRLTIPDPEGETDGAFTRLTNLGSIADALSRKPEHVHSFIQRTLGTNGQLDDNRARYSGSFSVSDFDEALDGYVAEYVTCSECGLPDTRLVTENGVDMLRCEACGAFRPVEKRSSQSKQQSQEAVEEGRTYEVKITGTGRKGDGVAERGKYTIFVPGAQEDQVVRVLIENVSGTLAFARLV; this is encoded by the coding sequence ATGGAATACGCTGATTCTCTCGACCGGGCTCTCGACGTTCTTCCGGACCGCTCGCAGGAACAATCTCGACTCACCATCCCCGACCCCGAGGGCGAAACCGACGGCGCATTCACCCGCCTGACCAACCTCGGCTCCATCGCCGACGCACTCTCCCGGAAACCCGAACACGTCCACAGCTTCATCCAGCGAACGCTCGGGACGAACGGGCAACTCGACGACAACCGCGCGCGGTACAGCGGGTCGTTCTCGGTGTCGGACTTCGACGAGGCCCTCGACGGCTACGTCGCCGAGTACGTCACCTGCTCGGAGTGCGGACTCCCCGACACCCGCCTCGTGACCGAGAACGGCGTCGACATGCTCCGCTGTGAGGCGTGCGGTGCGTTCCGCCCCGTCGAAAAGCGCTCCTCGCAGTCGAAACAGCAGTCCCAAGAGGCCGTCGAGGAGGGTCGCACCTACGAAGTGAAGATAACCGGAACCGGCCGCAAGGGCGACGGCGTCGCCGAACGCGGCAAGTACACGATATTCGTCCCCGGCGCGCAGGAGGACCAAGTCGTCCGCGTCCTCATCGAGAACGTGAGCGGAACGCTCGCGTTCGCCCGACTCGTCTGA
- a CDS encoding nucleoside hydrolase, translated as MSRRVIVDTDTAGDDTLAILLLAAADSVDLEAVTIAAGNVEFDYQVENAKHTLDVAGLADEVPVYEGARRPLVKEHEHVPHIHGEGGFGGDFFPDTGIPSAEGFAPDAIVEAARESPGEITLCCIAPLTNVALALRREPELADLLDEVWVMGGAVNTLGNDTPSAEYNFWADPDAAKMVVDELDVNLVDWGLTVRAATFETAFLDRLGEIGTEYSELYRTATKRVREFSRERHGEDAATQPDSLTAACLVADDELVTESSRYFVDVDEREGMTRGYSLVDELGVTDGEPNARVVESVDEDLFREMFEAMLAAGAPEKPL; from the coding sequence ATGTCTCGTCGAGTTATCGTCGATACCGACACTGCGGGTGACGACACGCTGGCGATACTACTGTTGGCGGCGGCGGACTCCGTCGATTTGGAGGCGGTCACCATCGCCGCGGGGAACGTCGAGTTCGACTATCAGGTCGAGAACGCGAAGCACACCCTCGACGTGGCGGGACTCGCCGACGAGGTGCCCGTCTACGAGGGGGCGCGCCGGCCGTTGGTGAAAGAGCACGAACACGTCCCGCACATCCACGGCGAGGGCGGATTCGGCGGCGACTTCTTCCCCGATACGGGCATCCCCTCCGCCGAGGGGTTCGCCCCCGACGCCATCGTGGAGGCGGCCCGGGAATCGCCCGGCGAGATTACGCTCTGTTGTATCGCGCCGTTGACGAACGTCGCCCTCGCCCTCCGGCGGGAACCCGAACTGGCCGACCTGTTGGACGAGGTGTGGGTGATGGGCGGGGCGGTCAACACCCTCGGCAACGACACCCCGTCGGCGGAGTACAACTTCTGGGCCGACCCCGACGCCGCGAAGATGGTCGTCGACGAACTCGACGTGAACCTCGTCGATTGGGGACTCACCGTCAGGGCCGCGACGTTCGAGACGGCGTTCCTCGACCGACTGGGTGAGATAGGCACCGAGTACTCCGAACTCTACCGGACGGCGACGAAACGGGTACGGGAGTTCAGTCGGGAACGCCACGGCGAGGACGCGGCGACCCAACCGGACTCGCTGACCGCGGCGTGTCTCGTCGCCGACGACGAACTCGTCACCGAGTCCTCGCGGTACTTCGTGGACGTGGACGAACGCGAGGGGATGACCCGCGGGTACAGTCTGGTAGACGAGTTGGGCGTCACCGACGGCGAACCGAACGCTCGCGTCGTCGAGTCGGTGGACGAGGACCTGTTCCGGGAGATGTTCGAGGCGATGCTCGCGGCGGGCGCGCCGGAGAAACCGCTGTAA
- a CDS encoding ion transporter, with amino-acid sequence MGGRASLSDETDFRETVRFYLLDHRTRLGKAIDIALLFGNLVFVGIFVAETYPLSAATRAALWRAEVGIAVLFLAEYLLRLYGARDTVAEFLSPYTMVDLLAILPTFAVLLLPTPLAANIGFLRVLRVVRILRFFRFTQDEEFFFGTVSAETLRVTKLLLTVLSIFFVTAGLFYSIEHRVNPGVSNFGDAFYFAVVGLTTVGFGDIVPVTAAGRVVTVAAILAAIVLVPWQAGKIVREWSNKGKVNVTCPNCGLSHHDPDASHCKACGHVIYQEYDSRR; translated from the coding sequence ATGGGTGGTCGAGCGTCCCTCTCAGACGAGACGGACTTCCGCGAGACGGTCCGGTTCTACCTCCTCGACCACCGGACGAGACTCGGGAAGGCGATAGATATCGCCCTGCTCTTCGGGAATCTCGTCTTCGTCGGCATCTTCGTCGCCGAGACGTATCCGCTGTCGGCGGCGACTCGGGCCGCACTCTGGCGCGCGGAGGTGGGTATCGCGGTGCTGTTTCTCGCGGAGTACCTGCTTCGGTTGTACGGCGCGCGCGACACCGTCGCCGAGTTCCTGAGTCCGTACACGATGGTCGACCTCCTCGCCATCCTACCGACGTTCGCGGTGTTGCTGTTGCCGACGCCCCTCGCGGCGAACATCGGATTCCTCCGGGTGCTCCGAGTCGTCAGAATCCTGCGGTTCTTCCGGTTCACGCAGGACGAGGAGTTCTTCTTCGGCACCGTCTCCGCGGAGACGCTTCGGGTGACGAAGTTGCTGTTGACGGTGCTGTCCATCTTCTTCGTCACCGCGGGCCTCTTCTACAGCATCGAACACCGGGTGAACCCCGGCGTCTCGAACTTCGGGGACGCCTTCTACTTCGCCGTCGTCGGCCTCACCACCGTCGGATTCGGCGACATCGTGCCGGTGACGGCGGCGGGGCGAGTGGTGACCGTCGCCGCGATTCTGGCGGCCATCGTCCTCGTCCCGTGGCAGGCGGGGAAGATAGTCCGCGAGTGGTCGAACAAGGGGAAGGTGAACGTCACCTGTCCGAACTGCGGCCTCTCGCACCACGACCCGGACGCCTCCCACTGCAAGGCCTGCGGCCACGTCATCTATCAGGAGTACGATTCGCGGCGGTAG
- a CDS encoding alkaline phosphatase PhoX, with amino-acid sequence MVDFSRRQLMATSVAASVGASVAGGVVSGEEEDTDTDNAPSVDGEIKRFASTALGAEVTGPFVLPGGTLLFSLQHPSRENPEPFNSGGIGYVQGYQFEDGSDFEELDVPNTNEEKGRVRVGEGEYTLLARENDNLGNGEDLGMPTTPDGLEVDEFAGSRYTDLGYNPDMNQFIPTNDEGTEGLLFTNFESSPGNVTRMPISRDDDGTWSADLENTINLSNTEELRSLGGTRINCYGDVSPWDTPLSAEEEYAHTRTSLTSTVSDIVEDGTGVGHRGGAQFWNRPNPSEIQSAIDEYYGDDSWSVQGFWALGGLELLAYYLGADRVDQAGGYTENTTTPIADNYPNPYRTGYIVDFREPDAETPKPVKYHVFGRAAWECPDVQSDEKTVYLSSDGSNKGFYKFVADEPIPSYDDPMDVKGTLYAAKVTNKEAAAKKPPAEAELELEWLAMSRASNAEVAEWIAEYDDVSQVDYLETHADTDWQEDLEAALEEADKEVAENGNQNYITDEEIKEWGELWSEDPESTVADRGRDDLRKVPFLETRAAAKEIGATVEFRKSEGIDSIEDAEPGDYVYVGISEVNDGMSDDAGDLRTERVDGGLVYRGKLEDDYNISTLEPVIVGPDATDPADVADDALVNVDNIYVMDDGRVLCCEDADQFGRSYKNDCMYVYTPPELKDDGGDDESEETTENGGHGNGNGNGNGNNGNGNNGNGNNGN; translated from the coding sequence ATGGTAGACTTCAGCAGACGGCAGCTGATGGCGACGTCCGTCGCCGCTTCGGTCGGCGCGAGCGTGGCCGGCGGCGTGGTGAGCGGTGAGGAAGAGGACACCGACACGGACAACGCCCCCAGCGTAGACGGAGAGATAAAGCGGTTCGCCTCGACGGCACTCGGCGCGGAGGTCACCGGACCGTTCGTCCTTCCGGGCGGAACGCTCCTTTTCAGCCTGCAGCATCCGAGTCGGGAGAACCCCGAACCGTTCAACAGCGGCGGCATCGGTTACGTACAGGGGTATCAGTTCGAAGACGGGAGCGACTTCGAGGAGTTGGACGTTCCCAACACGAACGAGGAGAAGGGACGCGTCCGCGTCGGCGAGGGAGAGTACACGCTCCTCGCCCGCGAGAACGACAACCTCGGGAACGGGGAGGACCTCGGCATGCCGACGACGCCCGACGGACTCGAAGTCGACGAGTTCGCGGGCTCCCGGTACACCGACCTCGGGTACAACCCCGACATGAACCAGTTCATCCCGACGAACGACGAGGGGACCGAGGGTCTGCTGTTCACCAACTTCGAGTCGAGTCCGGGTAACGTCACACGGATGCCCATCAGTCGGGACGACGACGGCACGTGGAGCGCCGACTTGGAGAACACCATCAACCTCTCGAACACGGAGGAACTCCGGAGTCTCGGCGGCACGCGCATCAACTGCTACGGCGACGTGAGCCCGTGGGACACGCCGCTTTCGGCCGAAGAGGAGTACGCCCACACGCGCACCTCCCTGACCTCCACCGTCAGCGACATCGTCGAGGACGGCACGGGCGTCGGCCACCGCGGCGGCGCGCAGTTCTGGAACCGACCGAACCCGAGCGAGATTCAGAGCGCCATCGACGAGTACTACGGCGACGACTCGTGGTCGGTGCAGGGGTTCTGGGCCCTCGGCGGCCTCGAACTGCTGGCGTACTACCTCGGTGCCGACCGGGTGGACCAAGCGGGCGGGTACACGGAGAACACGACGACGCCCATCGCCGACAACTACCCGAACCCCTACCGGACCGGCTACATCGTGGACTTCCGCGAACCCGACGCCGAGACGCCGAAGCCCGTGAAGTACCACGTCTTCGGACGGGCGGCGTGGGAGTGTCCGGACGTCCAGAGCGACGAGAAGACGGTGTATCTCAGCTCCGACGGGTCGAACAAGGGCTTCTACAAGTTCGTCGCGGACGAACCCATCCCGAGCTACGACGACCCGATGGACGTGAAAGGGACCCTGTACGCCGCGAAGGTGACCAACAAGGAGGCGGCGGCGAAGAAGCCGCCCGCCGAGGCCGAACTCGAACTCGAGTGGCTCGCGATGAGCAGAGCGAGCAACGCGGAAGTCGCGGAGTGGATAGCCGAGTACGACGACGTCTCGCAGGTCGATTACCTCGAAACCCACGCCGACACCGACTGGCAGGAGGACCTCGAGGCGGCCCTCGAAGAGGCCGACAAGGAAGTCGCCGAGAACGGAAATCAGAACTACATCACCGACGAGGAGATCAAAGAGTGGGGCGAACTGTGGAGCGAGGACCCCGAGTCCACCGTCGCCGACAGGGGGCGGGATGACCTCCGGAAGGTGCCGTTCCTCGAAACCCGCGCCGCCGCCAAGGAGATCGGCGCGACCGTCGAGTTCCGCAAGAGCGAGGGCATCGACAGCATCGAGGACGCCGAACCGGGCGACTACGTCTACGTCGGCATCTCCGAGGTCAACGACGGGATGAGCGACGACGCGGGCGACCTCCGGACCGAACGCGTGGACGGCGGACTCGTCTACCGCGGGAAACTCGAAGACGACTACAACATCTCGACGCTCGAACCGGTCATCGTCGGCCCCGACGCCACCGACCCCGCGGACGTGGCGGACGACGCACTCGTCAACGTGGACAACATCTACGTGATGGACGACGGGCGGGTCCTCTGCTGTGAGGACGCCGACCAGTTCGGTCGCTCCTACAAGAACGACTGCATGTACGTCTACACCCCGCCGGAACTGAAGGACGACGGCGGAGACGACGAGAGCGAGGAGACGACCGAGAACGGCGGCCACGGAAACGGGAACGGGAACGGCAACGGCAACAACGGCAACGGCAACAACGGCAACGGCAACAACGGCAACTGA
- a CDS encoding spermidine synthase — translation MASTLSASALRLSKPEVAVFSSGVASMGLEILAGRMIAPQFGSSIYTWGSIIGVFLTALSLGYHHGGRHAASRASNDRMVKVFLATALYVAGVIFFGDVMLRSAVAFPLPSRFASLPAVTLLFGPPTYLLGFVSPYAAELSEKEGTGEASGHVYAVGTVGSIVGAFATTYFLIPALSVAHIGLVFGLLSIATAVYVARPSIGRERAGRSLAVALVLVVAAASGGVGLSATGNVVYQTQTPYQELEVVDRGDTRTLYLDGQPHSAMDLDDPNAHVFDYTPYFHMPLLMTDDVDRVLFIGGGGFTGPKRFAAEYNVTVDVAEIDPEVVRVAKEYFAVEESENLNIHTTGGRQFLQETNRTYDLIVLDAYKKDKVPFQLTTVEFMRLANDRLDEDGVLLANVISAPSGPASKFYRAQYKTMSRVFPQVYSFPTQGGPVVQNIEVAATKNGTHISQAELAARNERRDIGIDLSEEITSYRDDARTDDVPVLRDDRAPVDSLLDPMVGQRYVVGEASESNETTANESDADATATAGAASDAIRAPEATRTAV, via the coding sequence ATGGCGTCGACGCTCTCCGCGTCCGCTCTCCGACTGTCGAAACCGGAGGTAGCCGTGTTCTCCTCCGGCGTGGCGAGCATGGGGTTGGAGATTCTCGCCGGACGGATGATAGCCCCCCAGTTCGGTAGCAGCATCTACACGTGGGGGAGCATCATCGGAGTGTTCCTCACCGCACTCAGTCTCGGCTACCACCACGGGGGTCGGCACGCGGCGTCGCGGGCGTCGAACGACCGGATGGTGAAGGTGTTTCTCGCAACCGCCCTCTACGTGGCGGGGGTCATCTTCTTCGGCGACGTGATGCTGCGGTCGGCCGTCGCCTTCCCCCTTCCGAGTCGGTTCGCTTCGCTCCCGGCGGTCACGCTCCTGTTCGGCCCGCCGACGTACCTGCTGGGGTTCGTCAGCCCGTACGCCGCGGAACTGTCGGAGAAGGAGGGGACCGGCGAGGCGTCCGGCCACGTCTACGCCGTCGGCACCGTCGGCAGCATCGTCGGCGCGTTCGCGACGACGTACTTTCTCATCCCCGCTCTGAGCGTCGCCCACATCGGCCTCGTCTTCGGCCTCCTCTCGATTGCGACCGCCGTCTACGTCGCCCGCCCCTCGATAGGTCGGGAGCGTGCGGGCCGGAGTCTGGCCGTCGCCCTCGTCCTCGTCGTCGCCGCCGCGTCCGGCGGCGTCGGCCTCTCCGCGACGGGGAACGTCGTCTACCAGACGCAGACGCCGTATCAGGAACTGGAGGTGGTCGATAGGGGCGACACCCGGACGCTCTACCTCGACGGCCAGCCCCACAGCGCGATGGATTTGGACGACCCGAACGCCCACGTCTTCGACTACACGCCGTACTTTCACATGCCCTTGCTCATGACCGACGACGTCGACCGAGTGTTGTTCATCGGCGGCGGCGGGTTCACCGGGCCGAAGCGCTTCGCCGCGGAGTACAACGTCACCGTGGACGTGGCCGAAATCGACCCGGAAGTCGTCCGCGTGGCCAAGGAGTACTTCGCGGTGGAGGAGTCGGAGAACCTCAACATCCACACGACGGGCGGCCGCCAGTTCCTCCAAGAGACGAACCGGACGTACGACCTCATCGTCCTCGACGCCTACAAGAAGGACAAGGTGCCGTTCCAACTGACGACGGTGGAGTTCATGCGACTGGCGAACGACAGACTCGACGAAGACGGCGTCCTCCTCGCCAACGTCATCTCCGCGCCGAGTGGCCCCGCCTCGAAGTTCTACCGCGCGCAGTACAAGACGATGTCGCGGGTGTTCCCGCAGGTGTACAGTTTCCCGACGCAGGGGGGCCCCGTCGTCCAGAACATCGAAGTCGCGGCGACGAAGAACGGGACGCACATCTCGCAGGCGGAACTCGCGGCGCGGAACGAACGCCGCGATATCGGCATCGACCTCTCGGAGGAGATAACGTCGTACCGCGACGACGCGCGGACCGACGACGTGCCGGTGCTCCGCGACGACAGGGCGCCCGTCGATAGCCTGCTGGACCCGATGGTCGGACAGCGCTACGTCGTCGGCGAGGCGAGCGAATCGAACGAAACGACGGCGAACGAGTCGGACGCGGACGCGACTGCGACGGCCGGTGCGGCGTCGGACGCGATTCGAGCGCCGGAGGCGACGCGCACGGCGGTCTGA
- a CDS encoding CBS domain-containing protein yields the protein MDIDGVVSTEYVEQDAKTPASKLRGAFDTNEDRVIIVTNGGSFAGVVSQKQLLSSHHPPDETAMNVAIDPPQVSRHEDVREVARLMVENELKILPVFDEGDQFVGVVKAMDIVEEVQENLNTLDVEDVYTRDLISVERDTTVGQVINHLIENKISRVPVVEDGSAEGMVSIADLVDFTVRQVEKQEGGDAGGFDGHGGEGSTTDFRASSGGYGERAGFEARLLDLPTRDVMTPTTYTTTPQESLGDAIGEMLEKECSSLVVVGEGTDEVVGIVTVTDALDALTNTDEERIPVQIANAKLLDTLSRDEVAKRIERIDGKRTEMNILESKVVFHEHEERLRGMPLVEATVRLFTDKGRFFGTGEEYGAEAAFNTASEIVEENVLEDKGRDMTERNDRPTAEKQEQVESIVDWWLEGEEEGEGEA from the coding sequence ATGGATATTGACGGAGTTGTCTCGACGGAGTACGTCGAACAGGACGCGAAGACCCCGGCGTCGAAACTCCGCGGAGCGTTCGACACGAACGAGGACCGCGTCATCATCGTCACGAACGGCGGGTCGTTCGCGGGCGTCGTCTCGCAGAAACAGCTACTGTCGTCGCACCACCCGCCGGACGAGACGGCGATGAACGTGGCCATCGACCCGCCGCAGGTGTCCCGACACGAGGACGTCCGCGAGGTGGCCCGCCTGATGGTCGAGAACGAACTGAAGATACTCCCCGTCTTCGACGAGGGAGACCAGTTCGTCGGCGTCGTGAAGGCGATGGACATCGTCGAGGAGGTTCAGGAGAACCTCAACACCCTCGACGTCGAGGACGTCTACACCCGGGACCTCATCTCGGTGGAACGGGACACGACGGTCGGGCAGGTCATCAACCACCTCATCGAGAACAAGATTTCGCGCGTGCCCGTCGTCGAGGACGGCAGCGCCGAGGGGATGGTGAGCATCGCGGACCTCGTGGACTTCACCGTCCGACAGGTGGAGAAACAGGAAGGCGGAGACGCCGGCGGCTTCGACGGACACGGCGGCGAAGGTTCGACCACCGACTTTCGGGCGTCCAGCGGCGGATACGGCGAACGCGCGGGATTCGAGGCCCGGCTTCTCGATTTGCCCACCCGCGACGTCATGACGCCGACGACGTACACGACGACTCCGCAGGAGTCGCTCGGCGACGCCATCGGCGAGATGCTGGAGAAGGAGTGCTCGTCTCTCGTCGTCGTCGGCGAGGGGACGGACGAAGTCGTCGGTATCGTGACGGTGACTGACGCCTTAGACGCCCTCACGAACACAGACGAGGAGCGCATCCCCGTCCAAATCGCCAACGCGAAACTGCTCGACACCCTCTCGCGGGACGAGGTGGCGAAGCGAATCGAGCGGATAGACGGAAAGCGCACCGAGATGAACATCCTCGAATCGAAGGTCGTCTTCCACGAACACGAGGAACGCCTCCGCGGGATGCCCCTCGTCGAGGCGACGGTCAGACTGTTCACCGACAAGGGGCGGTTCTTCGGGACGGGCGAGGAGTACGGCGCGGAAGCGGCGTTCAACACGGCCAGCGAGATAGTCGAGGAGAACGTCCTCGAAGACAAGGGCCGGGACATGACCGAGCGAAACGACCGACCGACGGCGGAGAAACAAGAGCAGGTAGAGAGCATCGTCGATTGGTGGCTCGAAGGGGAAGAAGAAGGGGAAGGAGAGGCGTAG